TTGCTTGCTCGCTATCTGATTTCAGTATACACAATATGTATTGGAACAATATTTTGCTAAACAACAAGTGGTCTCGAGAAGTTTTCCCagaaatgtattttcatatgtttattttgtacaaagcaattaatttaataatataaatatatgtatatacgatagGTATGTCTGAAAATGGCGATCGAAGTGGATTTGGTCGctgtatttaaaagaaaattaggTTCTCGTGGAAATGAAAACGTATGCCAGTATTGTTGTTTTACAAAATTTCCTCTGTGAATATCATCGGAGTTAACGTTTATTAGGGCGcagacacatacacatacacacactttGTATTGACTTAGTGATAGATAGCGGTGATTaccaaatttgaagaaatgtaggagaaacttgtcgaaataatatgaTCGGACGATGACAGATGGAGTTTACCTAGGCATGCCGTGtcgtacgattctgtgtgtcCGCCCTTACGGTCATTTACACTTCATacactaaattatatatacgaAATTTCTCACTCTCACATATATttccatgtacatacaatgatggtatttttaatttgtttcagTCGAGCAGTGAAATTTTGCACTTTGGAACACGGTTCTAGTGTGTAACTTGCACTGCGGAAGACGATTGAAGAGAGGTGCACAACAAACTTCTAAACGGCTTGCATCAGTGAAACCTGCTGGTGCAGTTGCACTTGGCGTCATCGACCAGCACGGTCGCGTATTCTAACTGAGCGGAACCTTTCAGCAAGTGTGAGGTTTCGACACTGAAATGTCCGACTTGTAAGCTGGTAGGACCGGTTTGTATAGTCCTGGTTGGCACCTGTTATCTGTCAGGACCTCACCATGACGTCACGCTCAAAGGAGAAGTTCACCGCGGCTTTCAGGAAGTTGTTCAGGTCTTCGGAGAAGATCGGAGATGGCGAAGGTGCAGCTGGGGGACCTAGCGGATCGCCAGCCCGTCGGGGAATCCTCAGACATGGTTATCATAGGTAACTATCTTTAACTTTAACAACCacttttgaaattttccatgaagggggtagttgtatgtatgtataagcaaaATAATAAGTACTCCTGTAAGAATTTCTTAAGGCTATTTcgtatttaattatatgtatacttagtAGACCTcggcgttggcttggtgctcTTTAAATAACAACAGACCTCTCAATTAGTTAACAAAGCAAGATAGCTAAAACGCATCGTTGACAATAGTAAACCatattttgtgcgaaaagcatcgcCCAAACGTCTGCTTTTGGTTATGGGTTTTTATTAGAGTATGTTTAACTGtgtatactttattttattttacatacatcatCCAATCAATTtgtatccaccaatttgtcaaagcaacatctctttcaatagtgcaatcgttcgtatatgccgtatttacgatagcttagatgattgtcctgacctctttagtgactcttttagtatttttaggacaaatgtgaagaaaataatatgtggttgatttgcttcttcacccttatagtctttctttttctttttcttttttactttatctgtatctttttctttatcttttttttaaatcttgatgtttttgtaattttacttttttatatcaccatgtggtgctcactgtaaatggaatattatatttttatttatgtttattattattttttgtctcattatacaactttctttttatattttattctgtatgtgtgcctatttaaataaaataaatatgtgccataacataaattatttcaaagtgataaataaatttttgtacataagtattaacaatttttcatagaatacaaatagagaaatgtatggacaatcaacaaattttcgATACACAACAAGTTTTCGAGAAGTATGTATTGTTACGTctacataagtctttatttgttttatgttagctgtattctattcccacgacctttaaatcaatctgcgagacgaattatgtttcccccaaaaatatcaaagcccttcttaagcctgcacaacaaattgcgtgcatctactcagccatttctcgatacattcaagacacatatgttaacactaaaaatatcgtttttcaatTAACGTTTTTCTGCATTATTCTCACGACTCTTAATACGCACAATGAATTGCGtgaaatctaccctcaagggatacatatgcaaacactaaaaatattatcttaaattagtttaccagcatttttcacacgaatcgactcgaatcgtattccctcaaaaacccttttaaagctgcgtaGCTAATTGTGTAACTAATTGTGTgtaaaccatttctcgatacactcaagggtcaaagtattaaagtcttaagatattgttttacttaactcgagttcccccctaaaaatattttctcacgaactatgattggtccaaattgttacctttattaaatatatactgatgtaaaacatatggaagatcacttgcgatcgaaccgtaacttgcgatcgaaccgtctgacttgcgatcgaaccgtctcttactaatcactgacttacaattgaaccgtctaactagtgattcgcgattagacgacttaactagtaaccactaactagtaacgtgtaatacaaaattatctcgtgtatacttactactattaaagaagataattatcttataaaataaagtgagttttatttacggagtagcgttccgcaaaaacgcttggtggcagcggaaatattaacaacaacaaaatacacatcacccacgaatgtaacagtatgtatattatttaggtGGCTTTTTCAATACTCAACAAATTCGAAATGCTAATTATTCGAATTTGCAAGAAACAGAGGTGGAGGAGACAGTCTAAATGTACATTTCgatcgttcatgaacatactggtTTGTTcgtgtataaaatatgtataagtaatTAGGAAACAGGAATTATCGAAACGTTGCAATGCGGTTTCCATTTTAGATACTTATTTTAGCACTTTGACAGCTAAAATTTTCATGCGACATCTGGtggaaattttgatttttagcgCATACGTAGTTTATGAATGAACAAACTAGAATTTTCATGAACGTACTGGAGTAAACACTTGGATTGTGGCATACAGgcatatatacaaaatctttttgtttttctaataaaatattaagtgaATATATAAAGGCACAGTTtaagtattgtacatatgtacacgttgtGAAAATTTGGTATCATAAAGCTTAAAAGAGCTATAAAAAAGGTAGTATCATTTTTGCTTTACTACCTAGTGACAAAATTCGTAATTTTAACTCCAAACAAACTTTAtactttcaaatttttaattgttaattctATTGTTTTGGAACTACATAAATACCATTAACATCAGTATTAAACCTAGTTGAAATGCTcaaaatgtttttcaaattgttttaCAGAGATGGAGTGCGCCCTGTTGAGGGTGCAGCCAGCATGCCAGCAAGTCCAGCAGCCGCTGCTTTTGGCAAGCAGAAAGGGGCTGAGGCTCCACCACCTCCAAAAAGTGTGCGAGCTCGTCGTCTCATGAAAGAATTTAAGGAAATGCAACGATTACAGCAAAGCAGACCAGACCCAATATTTACAGTTCGAACCCACATATACTATATTTTTCGTAGTATCGATTTTTTCTACTTCCAATGTTTTCCAATGTTTAAATCGACCATTGAATGACATACAGTACAAGTCTATTGTGTCATATTAGGTCGATAGGTCGCTATGTAGATCTAATCGTCAATCGGTTGAACCAAATATAAAGGTCGATTTTGTTATTCGTTAAAAGTTTATATGAAGGGTAAATTAATTAACATCGTGtgtaataaacatataaaatttatattgaggTAGGATTATATATGAgaatgtttaaattatatttaaaatatacataattgtatattttgtctatatatacatatacatacatatataaaaatcaacgtatgtctgtctgtcacgtatgcggtcctataccattcaaccgattgcgatgaaacttacatgagtttctgtcaaaaaaaaaaaaaatcgcccgaaAACGCGAACGGGATCggtaattgcatgcgttattgtggtaaCCATTCAACCgtttgcgatgaaacttacatgagttattgtgtgcatatcTGCGATGgtttctttaaaaaatacacccaaaaacgggaacgggaacgggaattgcatgcgttattgtggtattgcaacgcatgccggattcagctacatagtattaaataaatgtatgtattaaaaatgtatccggacagaatatttacatatattctattttcaACACAGCATGATTATATtatgactagtgttgtacccgatgaaatatcatcgcatgggtgttagcatattaagttattaaataataaaaaaaattaaaagaagtatATCGGTCCTGGTAATTGggctattcgtcacattggggtggtcacaaagacaatttttgccatgaaaatcgcgaatacacaatatttggcactcaagctctcgttactatgatagttatcgttagtatgatggacttttcggctgccagatgttccgttatagagattttagtgactttgtgacgagtaatttgtgaccagtaatcaccgaaccatcggtcctgtgtttgatccgcacgcggtcgaatttttttcaaatacctttaatatttatatttaattgttaaatatgaaaaaaatcgttaaaactacctacctacttatataggtatataaacaatataaaactccaatagaaaaaaaattaaataaattttcagagactttcctagaggaaaaattggtagcaaacaatatataaagaagttttttcttttgttattatattcgtacattttgttggcagtgttttagctgtgacgtacatatgtatgttgaatctaAACGACtatatagtacggcgagcgttatcttacagagctacacagacacacagaattgcgatattatatatacatatgtatgtacatatatgattggcTAAAGCTCTACACAAAATGACTTAAAACCACAtgtcaagtatttaaaaaataacgaacATTTTTATTCACTAAAATGGTAACAATGGTGATCAATAGTATGATGATTCTCCACCGTCTAatattaccaaattttataggTATGTTTTCGAATTGTAGAAAATAGTTTTAGAAATTTGTatctttcaaaatatttatcacGTGGCTTTCATAATTTTTCCTTCatctttcaaaatattaatcatATGATGAAAGGGATAAATGCAATCACGAATCGAATAgtaatttctaaaatattttaaaaacaaacagtGAGTGATACGAAGTAAACTCTGGcctcatttaaatttaaaaaaatctacatatattgcataATATTGTGCATACGATTCCCTTATCATATTCTGTTTTACATTATTTCGCTGCCTGAAAACTCTTTTATGACATGAAAATCAATATCAAATTATCTAtacaatcaaaattttatttcatcatgATTTATTGGTTTCCTTGAAGGCGTTCTCAAAAAATGCCATCTTTCATTTTTTAAGAAACGTGCGTGTACATAATTAGGGCACCGCGTTTCTTGCGTGACCAAACATtttaagtgaaataaaaatatatttttaataaaaaaatcatccactgattaattttaatgatacTACACATGTGATTGATTCcatgtattaaattttgatgtttttaattTCCAGGTGGAATTAGTGAATGACAACCTTTTTGAATGGCACGTTCGTCTCCATCGGGTGGATCCCGAGAGTGAACTAGCTGGTGACCTGAAGGAATTACGCATCCCTTGTGTATTGCTACACTTAACGTTCCCAGAAAATTTCCCATTTGCACCACCATTTATGAGAGTGATCGAGCCTCGAATAGAGAAAGGCTTCGTTATGGAGGGTAAATTTGAGACACTTTATATTTAGTGTCAGTAaattgtacctatatatgtttatttaaatcttGATTGTAATACGTTTAATGGTGTTTTCAGGTGGAGCAATTTGTATGGAGTTACTCACACCACGAGGGTGGGCTAGTGCGTATACAGTAGAAGCCGTTCTTATGCAGTTTGCTGCGTCTCTTGTAAAGGGACATGGTAGAGTTTCTAGAAAAGCAAAAGGTTCAAAAGATTTTAATAAAAGGACAGCTGAAGAGTCGTTTAGATCTCTGGTCAAGACTCACGAAAAATATGGATGGGTTACACCGGCATTGAGCGAtgggtatatttaaaattttatattccaacGTTTATAGTTCGAGGAATGAATACTCgtgtttattaataaaaatttattcgtTCACAGATAAACTGATTCATGGTGATCCCGGCTAAATGATCGTCCCACCTAGTTTATtagctaaatttatttttatgattaattGTAAGACAAAAATGCTAATTGGTGTAACATATTTGATTTCACCTTTTGTGATGTTTTATCTTCGCGTGTGAAGATTGTGTAATGGagctcaatttaaaaatgtattgaatctGAAATACCAAACAGTGACAAACtccaattttttcaatataaagaaaactttaatgaaattattgtaAGCTGTATATTCtcatatattatgtttattcaTGTGTACAaatgcattttaatttttatatttttttattgttaacaacccattatttggtatttttaatacatactcaAGGATTGTTAAAAAAACTTTGTTGTTGATTCGTGTTTCCGTCccatttaaatcaaattataaaaaaaaaaaacataacaatatgttttatagatattataaaacggagacattatttatatatgtaatatacaaatagtcataaataaatttaatattttaatatacctaATTCGATGTCGTAGAAAATACAAtactcattttaaaaatattgaaaaatgtgaatCCTTCTTGTCTTtctatttattatcataaaaattttCCTTTCCCATTTAAGAATAAATTTGATGTTAATGACGTcttgattttaaattgacattggATTAATATAAGTATATTACACTCATATATACGATAGAATATATTTGTCTAATAAAACTTGCCAAAATTTTGTGATGTAGGAAaaagtttaaaacatttatCTCCGCTTATTTTATCCCATGTAATATTTTGTCATAtggtattattatgaattattcTATCGCCATAAAGattttatatgaatgtacattttcatgtatgtataataaatataatcaaattcaattaatataaattaatttttaaatgtcatGAAATTAAAGTCTCGCTGAATTTAACGTTtgaataaattcatataaaaaacttaattattattttataataatataatgaaaatatctatatatgtatgtacgttttaaaCCACCAACTTtccctatatgtatatgtatatatatatatatatatatagtagatGTAAAAATCAattgctttaatttattaaagCTTAATAGTAGTGTCTAAAATCTTCGTGTGCTTCATAGTTTTCATCAAAACTGTtccttttatcattttattttatttatcctcTATTTACATAAGACAAGATCATCTTTTCACATTGctcataattttttcaattcccCGATTTGtgcaaataaatacaaaataattgacACAAAAATATGCTGATTTGATATTacttattctatataatatggaATGGTATTCTTACATAATTAGCTGCATAAAGTtcttatgaaattaaatacccATCCTAATAATGAGATGAACTTCTATTGCCAAGTttttctttatacatacatattctagtCCCGAAGAACTCATTATCTTTATGAATACTTCACAAAGAAGGTATATTTTTTGTGTGTTTGGTCATTATGTATTCATTCATAAGTCTGATTCATCAACGCATTCCTTATGGTAAACATAATGTTGTGATGTCTTAGTTGAATTTTCTTATGATGTTATTTAGAGTTAGTTAAACCATTTTAaattcgatattatatatacacaagcATATGTGTAagtgtaaaatattaaatatatatgatgttgatgtataaaagtGATAATAAATTACTCCTAACTAAAGCATGCGTTTtctttatcatttaaaatacatatcagagtttattaaattgaaatatttgttcAATGACAAAATTTACCGTAATATGTGATAGTGTTTGTCAATtagatacataaaatataaatatatgatgcaatttttaaataataaaatcaggtcattacaatattatatctgtgtgtataaagattcataaaataaatattgtctgTACAAAGGTATGATTATTTGTTAGAAAGTGAGGTCAAATTTACACGAACAACTTAAAATATTTGgttaaatagataaaaaatgaaaatgttcacATACAATAGtggtataataatattttaagtataaCGTCCAATAttcgaaagaaaataaatagataaataaaatcaaataaaattcgtgaaaaaaatcaaatttttatgatacaatcgaatttttgttataaatattatattccgaagtacatacatttctaaaataaataaaataaaataaataattcatacattTCTAAAATAATCCCAAGCATTGTAAATTTGTAAagcttttatgtaaataaaactaattttaaattGCATAGCTGCTAATTACACGTCAATTTATCGATGTTAATATATTATAGGGGATGAACAACACCAATACAACACGTAAAAATGGCAACAGGGAGAGCACTAAATATGTGTGGCAGCTTTACGATATGGTTGAGTTTCGGTCaccatcctgcgagttgggaccaactcggttATGTTGGTTCATCGCTACTTTACTTCCTTCTCACCCGTCACATTAAATAGTCGTGTCTTAACAATTCCGTCGTTTCACTCCATATGTCCCCATAGATATTGCGGTAAATTTCTTATTCGATCTTTTAGATTTGAACGGACATCTATGTAAATGGACGTCTAAGTAGACTTTTTTATTCAGATGCGGTTTATAcaattcggtgattattccgcacagaGCGATCTTGCAcacatcactaaaatctcgatcatagaacatctggcacccgaaaattccttCCATCGATagttagggcgaaaacatacTGAGTGGGACTTGGtgcgttttttttagatacatttaaacatgcgaaaaaacgaAGCACCCCTatcccatatacatggtacacagtcccaaaaatcaccccctggagtgttttcggtgatattttacccttgcttgacagtgatcgataacggtgaatcccatatttgaaaaaatgtaggagaaacttgtcggttgcatatggatatgcatacacgtgcgacctcctaAGCATATGCATTATGCATATGCAAGTACACtcaatcgataacggtgtatcctatATTCAtagtcaagcaaggatacaattttaccgaaaattatccaaagggtcgttttggtatatatcactgtcaagcaagaataaatactaccatacaatttcaacgacagaGGTCGAATGTTttgttttgaaaggactatcccatgcaCGCGTCCCATGAACACCAcactttttctatatgtttaaaactatctaaaaaaaaccacgtgccgtattcaccgctgtctgatttcgcccaaattcggtttggggaacacttactgtttacggtcacagcgggaagctcatactactcagtgtgttttcgcccttagccatgcaaactatcatactaacgacagtgccagatattccgtattcacgattttcgtgtgcgcaatgtgcgaaataatctgtTTGTACATAGGGACTGAGATATTGCAGTACCTCGACCAAATTTGTTTCCGTATAAACAaactgggtctacctcacgggcccgaaagtgaaacgcccgaaaacgcaaatatcggaatggcaaagatcgaaaatcgaaagattttaagtcgaaagatcaaaaaaaaaaagggtgcatggtaaacggtattatgtatgtataaataatatatggttcggtgactactagtcaaatgtgaaccgctcacagcaaccggtcgctctagatcggtcacacgtgatcacccgtcacactaaaaccggtcacgagaaaactgatcacaccctaaaatcggtcaaccagttttctcgtgaccgtttttagggtgtgaccagttttagggtgtgaccagttttcttgtgaccagttttagtgtgacgggtgatcatgtgtgaccaatctagagcgaccggttgtcctgtgactagttcacatatgactagtagtccgttcaccataatatatatgagtggcatgcggtgaaattatctctctttttgccatacagccttgtttaatgtgcgcgcgcagaatacgggaggaaaagcctgttcctcttgttcctgttgtatcctgctcgcgcaaattaagtaagtatgtacgtgagtatgtaccgtttatcatgcaccctttttttatctttcgacttaagatctttcgattttcgatctttgccttccgatatttgcgttttcgggcgtttcactttcgggcccgtgagggagaccgaaaCAAACTATAGACACGTACatgcagtggcgtagccaggattttgtcaagggggggggggttttgacaggaaaaaaggcaagataatttatatttagttaatataaaatcacaacatataaaaataaagtaaatacgtaataaacatatggtatgaaattcaaataaaataaaaataatgaatactttaaaaaagtacgaaattcacatatccaatcttcgcgtatttatctaatattttttctgcactaacatttatatccctatgaatatCTAATAAAGCAAGTCACAAGCAAaccacatttccaac
The nucleotide sequence above comes from Arctopsyche grandis isolate Sample6627 chromosome 4, ASM5162203v2, whole genome shotgun sequence. Encoded proteins:
- the LOC143910306 gene encoding ubiquitin-conjugating enzyme E2Q-like protein 1 isoform X1; protein product: MTSRSKEKFTAAFRKLFRSSEKIGDGEGAAGGPSGSPARRGILRHGYHRDGVRPVEGAASMPASPAAAAFGKQKGAEAPPPPKSVRARRLMKEFKEMQRLQQSRPDPIFTVELVNDNLFEWHVRLHRVDPESELAGDLKELRIPCVLLHLTFPENFPFAPPFMRVIEPRIEKGFVMEGGAICMELLTPRGWASAYTVEAVLMQFAASLVKGHGRVSRKAKGSKDFNKRTAEESFRSLVKTHEKYGWVTPALSDGYI
- the LOC143910306 gene encoding ubiquitin-conjugating enzyme E2Q-like protein 1 isoform X2 gives rise to the protein MTSRSKEKFTAAFRKLFRSSEKIGDGEGAAGGPSGSPARRGILRHGYHRDGVRPVEGAASMPASPAAAAFGKQKGAEAPPPPKSVRARRLMKEFKEMQRLQQSRPDPIFTVELVNDNLFEWHVRLHRVDPESELAGDLKELRIPCVLLHLTFPENFPFAPPFMRVIEPRIEKGFVMEGGAICMELLTPRGWASAYTVEAVLMQFAASLVKGHGRVSRKAKGSKDFNKRTAEESFRSLVKTHEKYGWVTPALSDG